DNA sequence from the Nitrospirota bacterium genome:
GGCACAGTAAAGGACTTCAGCCTATCCTATGACAGTGCAGGAAGAAGAACTTCCCTAACCCTTTCTAATGGAATAACAACAAACTACTCTTACGACAATGCAAGCAGACTGCTTAATATGAAGCATTTAAAATCAACCACAGTTTTAGAGGATTTGCTCTATGAATACGACCCAAATGGAAACAGGACGAAGTATAAGAGAAATGCCACCCAGCCTTTGAGGGATGGGGTTACAGGTGCTACTTACGATGAGGCGAATGAGATGCTTACTTTTACGCCTGCAACAAGCTCAGTGAAGAATATGACCTACGATAATAATGGGAACATGACCTCGGTTGCAAATAGTTGTGGCAAGACCACATACACATGGGATGTAAGGAATCGTTTAGCAGGGATCA
Encoded proteins:
- a CDS encoding RHS repeat protein, with protein sequence MTVAGQPIVNYNYDANSRLTKISRDINGTVKDFSLSYDSAGRRTSLTLSNGITTNYSYDNASRLLNMKHLKSTTVLEDLLYEYDPNGNRTKYKRNATQPLRDGVTGATYDEANEMLTFTPATSSVKNMTYDNNGNMTSVANSCGKTTYTWDVRNRLAGI